The proteins below come from a single Mesobacillus jeotgali genomic window:
- the rpoC gene encoding DNA-directed RNA polymerase subunit beta' translates to MLDVNNFEYMKIGLASPDKIRSWSFGEVKKPETINYRTLKPEKDGLFCERIFGPTKDWECHCGKYKRVRYKGVVCDRCGVEVTRAKVRRERMGHIELAAPVSHIWYFKGIPSRMGLVLDMSPRALEEVIYFASYVVTETGDTALEKKQLLSEKEYRAYREKYGNKFQAAMGAEAIKKLLSDLDLDKEADMLKEELRTAQGQRRTRAIKRLEVVEAFRGSGNEPSWMILDVLPVIPPELRPMVQLDGGRFATSDLNDLYRRVINRNNRLKRLLDLGAPSIIVQNEKRMLQEAVDALIDNGRRGRPVTGPGNRPLKSLSHMLKGKQGRFRQNLLGKRVDYSGRSVIVVGPNLHMYQCGLPKEMALELFKPFVMKELVQKGLAHNIKSAKRKIERVQPEVWDVLEDVIKEHPVLLNRAPTLHRLGIQAFEPTLVEGRAIRLHPLVCTAYNADFDGDQMAVHVPLSAEAQAEARLLMLAAQNILNPKDGKPVVTPSQDMVLGNYYLTLEREGAVGEGMVFKDANEALIAYQNGYVHLHTRIAVAASSLGNQTFTEKQNGQLLVTTVGKLIFNEILPASFPYINEPSKQNLEEETPEKYFVEKGADVKEVIKSMPLVDPFKKKILGNIIAEVFKKFKITETSKMLDRMKGLGFTYSTKAGITVGVADIVVLKEKQEIISEAQTKVDNVLKQFRRGLITEDERYDRVISIWSQAKDNIQAKLMKSLDNSNPIFMMSDSGARGNASNFTQLAGMRGLMANPAGRIIELPIKSSFREGLTVLEYFISTHGARKGLADTALKTADSGYLTRRLVDVAQDVIVREDDCGTDRGLFIKSLKDGTEVIEPLEERLIGRYARKAIKHPETKAVIVPENGLITEDLAVEVTEAGIEEVWIRSAFTCNTRHGVCKKCYGRNLATGQEVEVGEAVGIIAAQSIGEPGTQLTMRTFHTGGVAGDDITQGLPRIQELFEARNPKGQAVISELEGVVVGINEGKDRQQEIVIQGEIESRTYNAPYTARLKVAINDHVERGQELTEGSIDPKELLRVKDVQSVQEYLLKEVQKVYRMQGVEIGDKHVEVMVRQMMRKIRVIDAGETDVLPGTLLEIHQFTDANRKALLEGKMPATGRPVLLGITKASLETDSFLSAASFQETTRVLTDAAIKGKRDELLGLKENVIIGKLVPAGTGMQRYRRAEPISMEEENAEDAITVE, encoded by the coding sequence TTGCTAGATGTTAATAATTTTGAGTACATGAAAATTGGCCTTGCTTCACCAGACAAGATCCGTTCATGGTCTTTCGGTGAAGTTAAAAAGCCGGAAACAATCAACTATCGTACTTTAAAACCAGAAAAAGACGGCTTATTCTGTGAGCGTATCTTCGGACCGACGAAAGACTGGGAATGTCACTGCGGAAAGTACAAGAGAGTCCGCTACAAAGGCGTGGTCTGTGACCGATGCGGAGTTGAAGTCACACGCGCAAAGGTCCGTCGTGAAAGAATGGGACACATTGAGCTTGCAGCTCCTGTATCTCACATTTGGTATTTCAAAGGAATTCCTAGCCGCATGGGGCTAGTCCTTGACATGTCTCCGCGCGCGCTTGAAGAAGTTATTTACTTTGCTTCTTATGTGGTAACGGAAACTGGCGACACTGCTCTTGAAAAGAAGCAATTGTTGTCAGAGAAAGAATACCGTGCTTACCGCGAAAAATACGGAAACAAGTTCCAGGCTGCCATGGGAGCTGAAGCGATTAAAAAGCTGCTTTCTGACCTCGACCTTGACAAAGAAGCAGACATGCTGAAGGAAGAATTAAGAACAGCACAGGGCCAGCGTCGTACTCGTGCGATCAAGCGTCTTGAGGTTGTAGAAGCATTCCGTGGGTCAGGCAATGAGCCATCATGGATGATTCTAGATGTACTTCCAGTCATCCCGCCGGAATTGCGCCCGATGGTACAGCTTGACGGTGGACGTTTCGCAACTTCCGACCTGAATGACCTTTACCGCCGAGTAATCAACCGCAACAACCGTCTTAAGCGTCTTCTTGACCTTGGTGCACCTAGCATCATCGTCCAGAACGAAAAGCGTATGCTTCAGGAAGCTGTTGACGCGTTGATCGATAACGGCCGCCGCGGTCGTCCAGTAACTGGACCAGGTAACCGTCCATTGAAGTCCCTTTCTCATATGCTGAAAGGTAAGCAAGGTCGTTTCCGTCAAAACCTTCTTGGGAAGCGTGTTGACTACTCAGGCCGTTCTGTTATCGTCGTAGGTCCAAACCTGCATATGTACCAGTGCGGACTGCCGAAAGAAATGGCTCTTGAGCTATTCAAGCCGTTCGTCATGAAAGAACTTGTACAAAAGGGCTTAGCCCATAACATAAAGTCTGCCAAACGCAAAATCGAGCGCGTACAGCCGGAAGTCTGGGATGTGCTTGAAGATGTCATCAAGGAGCACCCTGTATTGCTGAACCGTGCCCCGACTCTTCACAGACTTGGAATCCAGGCGTTCGAGCCAACATTGGTCGAAGGACGCGCAATCCGTCTTCACCCGCTTGTATGTACAGCTTACAACGCTGACTTCGATGGTGACCAGATGGCGGTTCACGTTCCACTTTCTGCAGAAGCACAGGCAGAAGCACGCCTATTGATGCTTGCTGCTCAGAACATCCTGAACCCTAAGGATGGAAAACCGGTTGTTACTCCTTCACAGGATATGGTTTTAGGTAACTATTACCTGACTCTGGAAAGAGAAGGTGCTGTCGGTGAAGGTATGGTCTTTAAAGATGCGAACGAAGCATTGATCGCATACCAGAATGGCTATGTACACCTTCATACTCGTATTGCAGTTGCCGCTTCATCACTGGGCAACCAGACATTTACAGAAAAGCAAAATGGCCAACTCTTGGTTACGACAGTCGGAAAATTGATTTTCAATGAAATCCTTCCGGCATCATTCCCTTACATCAATGAGCCTTCTAAGCAAAATCTCGAAGAGGAAACTCCTGAGAAGTACTTTGTAGAAAAAGGTGCTGATGTAAAGGAAGTCATAAAGTCAATGCCATTGGTGGATCCGTTCAAGAAGAAAATTCTTGGAAACATCATTGCTGAAGTGTTCAAGAAGTTCAAAATCACTGAGACATCAAAAATGCTTGACCGTATGAAGGGACTAGGCTTCACATACTCGACTAAAGCGGGTATTACGGTTGGTGTGGCAGATATCGTGGTTCTTAAAGAGAAGCAGGAAATCATTTCAGAAGCACAGACTAAGGTAGATAATGTTCTTAAGCAGTTCAGACGCGGTTTGATTACCGAGGATGAGCGTTATGATCGCGTTATTTCCATCTGGAGCCAGGCGAAGGATAATATCCAGGCTAAGCTGATGAAATCACTAGATAACTCAAACCCAATCTTCATGATGAGTGACTCTGGTGCCCGTGGTAACGCGTCTAACTTCACGCAGCTTGCTGGTATGCGTGGTCTGATGGCCAACCCGGCTGGACGTATCATCGAGTTGCCGATCAAGTCAAGTTTCCGTGAAGGTCTGACAGTATTGGAGTACTTCATCTCCACTCACGGTGCACGTAAAGGTCTTGCCGATACAGCACTTAAGACAGCTGACTCAGGTTACCTGACTCGCCGTCTTGTAGACGTAGCACAGGATGTCATCGTTCGTGAAGACGATTGTGGTACAGATAGAGGCTTGTTTATCAAATCGCTTAAAGATGGTACTGAAGTAATCGAACCACTGGAAGAGCGTCTGATCGGCCGCTATGCAAGAAAGGCTATCAAGCATCCTGAAACTAAGGCTGTGATTGTACCTGAAAACGGATTGATCACAGAAGACTTGGCTGTTGAAGTAACTGAAGCTGGAATCGAGGAAGTGTGGATTCGTTCTGCATTTACATGTAATACACGCCACGGTGTATGTAAGAAGTGTTACGGTCGCAACCTTGCGACTGGCCAGGAAGTCGAAGTTGGCGAAGCAGTCGGTATCATCGCTGCCCAGTCAATCGGTGAGCCAGGTACACAGCTTACAATGCGTACATTCCACACAGGCGGTGTTGCAGGAGACGATATCACACAAGGTCTTCCGCGTATCCAGGAATTGTTTGAAGCACGTAATCCTAAAGGGCAGGCTGTCATCTCTGAATTGGAAGGTGTCGTAGTCGGCATCAACGAAGGAAAAGATCGTCAGCAGGAAATCGTCATTCAGGGTGAAATCGAAAGCCGCACATACAATGCGCCATATACAGCACGCCTAAAGGTTGCTATAAATGATCATGTAGAACGCGGTCAAGAACTCACAGAAGGTTCGATCGACCCTAAGGAACTTTTAAGAGTCAAAGACGTTCAATCCGTGCAGGAATACTTATTGAAAGAAGTTCAAAAAGTATACCGTATGCAGGGTGTTGAAATCGGCGACAAGCACGTAGAAGTAATGGTGCGCCAGATGATGCGCAAGATCAGGGTTATCGACGCAGGTGAAACAGATGTACTGCCAGGCACATTGCTTGAAATCCATCAGTTCACTGACGCTAACCGCAAAGCACTTCTTGAAGGAAAAATGCCGGCAACAGGACGTCCAGTACTGCTTGGTATCACAAAAGCATCACTTGAGACGGATTCATTCCTGTCTGCAGCATCCTTCCAGGAAACAACGAGAGTGCTTACTGATGCAGCGATCAAAGGCAAGCGCGATGAGCTTCTCGGCCTGAAAGAAAATGTCATCATCGGTAAACTTGTTCCTGCTGGAACTGGTATGCAGCGCTACAGAAGAGCTGAACCAATTTCTATGGAAGAAGAAAATGCTGAAGATGCCATCACTGTAGAATAA
- a CDS encoding 50S ribosomal protein L7ae-like protein, with protein sequence MSYEKVAQAKKIIVGSKQTVKALKAGEVIELVIAKDADMKVTANLLQTASEMNTAITYVDSMKKLGKACGIAVGASAVAITK encoded by the coding sequence ATGTCTTATGAAAAAGTAGCTCAGGCTAAAAAGATTATAGTAGGATCAAAGCAAACAGTGAAAGCACTGAAGGCTGGCGAAGTAATCGAACTGGTCATTGCGAAGGATGCTGACATGAAAGTGACAGCGAATCTATTGCAGACTGCCAGTGAAATGAACACCGCCATCACCTATGTCGACTCTATGAAAAAATTAGGGAAGGCATGCGGGATTGCCGTAGGAGCTTCAGCTGTAGCGATAACCAAGTAA
- the rpsL gene encoding 30S ribosomal protein S12, with translation MPTINQLVRKPRSSKEEKSKSPALNKGYNSFKKAQTNVSSPQKRGVCTRVGTMTPKKPNSALRKYARVRLTNGIEVTAYIPGIGHNLQEHSVVLIRGGRVKDLPGVRYHIVRGALDTAGVNNRMQGRSKYGTKRPKAAKK, from the coding sequence ATGCCTACAATTAACCAATTAGTGCGCAAGCCACGTAGCTCAAAAGAGGAGAAGTCAAAATCTCCGGCGCTAAATAAAGGTTACAACAGCTTCAAAAAAGCACAAACTAACGTTTCATCTCCACAAAAGCGTGGTGTATGTACTCGTGTTGGTACTATGACTCCGAAGAAGCCGAACTCAGCGTTGCGTAAATACGCTCGTGTACGTTTGACTAACGGAATTGAGGTAACAGCTTATATCCCTGGTATCGGGCACAACCTTCAAGAACACAGCGTTGTTCTTATCCGTGGAGGACGTGTAAAAGACTTACCGGGTGTACGTTACCACATCGTTCGTGGTGCTCTTGATACTGCTGGTGTTAACAACCGTATGCAGGGCCGTTCTAAGTACGGTACTAAGAGACCAAAAGCAGCTAAGAAATAA
- the rpsG gene encoding 30S ribosomal protein S7 translates to MPRKGPVAKRDVLPDPIYNSKLITRLINKMMIDGKRGKSQKILYSAFDIIRERSGKEPIEVFDAALKNIMPVLEVKARRVGGANYQVPVEVRADRRTTLGLRWLVNYSRLRGEKTMEERLANEILDAANNTGASVKKREDTHKMAEANKAFAHYRW, encoded by the coding sequence ATGCCACGTAAAGGTCCAGTTGCAAAGAGAGACGTATTGCCGGATCCGATTTACAACTCAAAGCTTATCACTCGCTTGATCAACAAAATGATGATCGATGGTAAGAGAGGTAAATCACAAAAGATCCTTTATTCAGCTTTTGATATCATTCGTGAGCGTTCAGGCAAAGAGCCAATCGAAGTATTCGACGCAGCTCTTAAGAACATCATGCCTGTTCTAGAAGTAAAAGCACGCCGTGTAGGTGGAGCTAACTACCAAGTACCAGTTGAGGTGCGCGCAGATCGCCGTACAACACTTGGTCTTCGTTGGTTGGTGAACTACTCACGTCTTCGTGGGGAAAAGACAATGGAAGAGCGTCTTGCTAACGAAATTCTTGACGCTGCTAACAACACTGGTGCTTCTGTTAAGAAGCGCGAGGATACACACAAAATGGCGGAAGCAAACAAAGCATTCGCTCACTATCGTTGGTAA
- the fusA gene encoding elongation factor G, producing MAREFSLEKTRNIGIMAHIDAGKTTTTERVLYYTGRIHKIGETHEGASQMDWMEQEQERGITITSAATTASWKEHRVNIIDTPGHVDFTVEVERSLRVLDGAVAVLDAQSGVEPQTETVWRQATTYGVPRVVFVNKMDKLGADFLYSVSTIHDRLQANAHPIQLPIGAEDEFEAIIDLVEMRAIFYGNDLGTEITVGEIPEEYMAQAEEYREKLVEAVAELDEELMEKYLGGEELTVEEIKAAIRKGTTNVEFYPVICGSAFKNKGVQLMLDAVIDYLPSPLDVPAIQGHLPDTEEVVERHSDDNEPFSALAFKVMTDPYVGKLTFFRVYSGTLDSGSYVQNSTKGKRERIGRILQMHANSRQEISTVYAGDIAAAVGLKDTTTGDTLCDEKSLVILESMQFPEPVIQLSVEPKSKADQDKMTTALQKLQEEDPTFRAHTDQETGQVIIAGMGELHLDIIVDRMKREFKVEANVGAPQVAYRETFRESANVEGKFARQSGGRGQYGHVWIEFSPNEEGKGFEFENGIVGGVVPREYIPAVQAGLEDALDRGVLAGYPIVDIKARLFDGSYHDVDSSEMAFKIAASMALKNAASKCKPVILEPVMRVEVVIPEEYLGDIMGMITARRGRVEGMDARGNAQVVRAMVPLSEMFGYATALRSSTQGRGVFSMHFDHYEEVPKSVSEEIIKKNKGE from the coding sequence ATGGCAAGAGAGTTCTCCTTAGAAAAAACTCGTAATATTGGAATCATGGCTCATATTGATGCTGGTAAAACAACAACAACTGAGCGTGTTCTTTATTATACTGGCCGTATTCACAAGATCGGCGAAACACATGAAGGTGCTTCTCAGATGGACTGGATGGAGCAGGAACAAGAGCGTGGAATCACGATCACTTCTGCTGCAACAACAGCTTCTTGGAAAGAACACCGCGTTAACATCATCGATACACCAGGACACGTAGACTTCACTGTTGAAGTTGAACGTTCTCTTCGTGTACTTGATGGTGCAGTAGCAGTACTTGACGCACAGTCAGGTGTTGAGCCTCAAACTGAAACAGTTTGGCGCCAGGCTACTACTTATGGAGTTCCACGTGTAGTATTCGTTAACAAAATGGATAAGTTAGGCGCGGACTTCTTGTACTCAGTATCAACTATTCATGATCGTCTTCAAGCTAACGCTCACCCGATCCAACTTCCGATCGGTGCTGAAGATGAGTTCGAAGCAATCATCGACTTAGTTGAAATGAGAGCAATCTTCTATGGTAATGACCTTGGAACAGAAATCACTGTTGGGGAAATTCCTGAAGAATATATGGCTCAAGCAGAAGAATACCGCGAAAAGTTAGTTGAAGCGGTAGCTGAGCTTGACGAAGAATTAATGGAAAAATACCTAGGCGGAGAAGAGCTTACAGTCGAAGAGATCAAAGCTGCGATCCGTAAAGGTACAACAAATGTTGAATTCTACCCAGTTATCTGTGGTTCAGCATTCAAAAACAAAGGTGTTCAGCTAATGCTTGACGCTGTTATCGACTACCTTCCATCTCCACTAGATGTACCTGCGATCCAGGGCCATCTTCCGGATACTGAAGAAGTGGTTGAGCGTCACTCTGACGACAACGAGCCGTTCTCTGCTCTTGCGTTCAAAGTTATGACTGACCCTTATGTTGGTAAATTAACATTCTTCCGCGTTTACTCCGGAACTCTTGATTCTGGTTCTTATGTCCAGAACTCGACTAAAGGAAAGCGCGAGCGTATCGGACGTATCCTTCAGATGCACGCGAACAGCCGTCAGGAAATCTCAACGGTTTACGCTGGTGACATCGCTGCAGCTGTAGGTTTGAAAGATACAACTACTGGTGACACTCTATGTGATGAAAAGTCTCTAGTTATTCTTGAATCCATGCAGTTCCCAGAGCCTGTAATCCAGTTATCAGTTGAGCCTAAGTCAAAAGCTGACCAGGACAAGATGACAACTGCATTGCAAAAGCTTCAAGAAGAAGATCCTACATTCCGCGCACACACTGACCAGGAAACTGGACAGGTTATCATCGCAGGAATGGGTGAACTTCACCTTGACATCATCGTTGACCGTATGAAGCGTGAATTTAAAGTGGAAGCAAACGTTGGTGCACCTCAGGTTGCATACCGTGAAACTTTCCGCGAATCAGCTAACGTTGAAGGTAAATTCGCTCGTCAATCCGGTGGACGTGGTCAATACGGACACGTTTGGATCGAGTTCTCTCCAAACGAAGAAGGAAAAGGCTTCGAATTCGAGAACGGTATCGTCGGTGGTGTAGTTCCACGTGAATACATCCCAGCGGTTCAAGCTGGTCTTGAAGACGCTCTAGATCGCGGAGTTCTTGCAGGATATCCAATCGTAGACATCAAGGCAAGACTGTTTGACGGTTCTTACCACGATGTTGACTCCTCTGAAATGGCGTTTAAAATCGCTGCTTCAATGGCACTTAAGAATGCTGCTTCCAAGTGTAAGCCAGTTATCCTTGAGCCTGTCATGAGGGTTGAAGTTGTTATCCCTGAAGAATATCTTGGAGATATCATGGGTATGATCACTGCTCGTCGCGGACGCGTCGAAGGTATGGATGCTCGTGGTAACGCACAAGTAGTTCGTGCGATGGTTCCACTATCAGAAATGTTCGGTTATGCAACTGCTCTTCGTTCAAGCACACAAGGACGCGGTGTATTCTCAATGCACTTCGACCACTACGAAGAAGTTCCTAAATCTGTTTCTGAAGAAATCATCAAAAAAAATAAAGGTGAATAA
- the tuf gene encoding elongation factor Tu, which produces MGKAKFDRSKPHVNIGTIGHVDHGKTTLTAAITTVLSKAGGGEARGYDQIDAAPEERERGITISTAHVEYETPNRHYAHVDCPGHADYVKNMITGAAQMDGGILVVSAADGPMPQTREHILLSRQVGVPYLVVFMNKCDMVDDEELLELVEMEVRDLLSEYDFPGDDIPVIKGSALKALEGAPEWEEKINELMAAVDEYIPTPTRDTDKPFMMPVEDVFSITGRGTVATGRVERGQVKVGDVIEIIGLTEEPKSTTVTGVEMFRKLLDYAEAGDNIGALLRGVAREDIQRGQVLAKPGSVKPHTKFTAEVYVLSKEEGGRHTPFFTNYRPQFYFRTTDVTGICNLPEGVEMVMPGDNIEMTVELIAPIAIEEGTKFSIREGGRTVGAGVVASIQE; this is translated from the coding sequence ATGGGAAAAGCTAAATTCGATCGTTCTAAGCCACACGTTAACATTGGTACAATTGGTCACGTTGACCATGGTAAAACTACTCTAACAGCTGCTATCACAACTGTTCTTTCAAAAGCAGGCGGCGGTGAAGCACGCGGTTACGACCAAATCGACGCTGCTCCAGAAGAGCGTGAGCGTGGAATCACAATCTCAACTGCACACGTTGAGTACGAAACACCAAACCGTCACTATGCACACGTTGACTGCCCAGGACACGCTGACTATGTTAAGAACATGATCACTGGTGCTGCTCAAATGGACGGCGGTATCCTAGTAGTATCTGCTGCTGACGGCCCAATGCCACAAACTCGTGAGCACATCCTTCTTTCTCGTCAGGTAGGCGTACCTTACCTTGTTGTATTCATGAACAAGTGTGACATGGTTGACGACGAAGAACTTCTTGAACTAGTAGAAATGGAAGTACGTGACCTTCTTTCTGAGTACGACTTCCCTGGCGATGACATCCCAGTTATCAAAGGTTCTGCTCTTAAAGCTCTTGAAGGAGCTCCAGAATGGGAAGAAAAAATCAACGAGCTTATGGCTGCAGTTGATGAGTACATCCCAACACCAACACGTGACACTGACAAGCCATTCATGATGCCTGTTGAGGACGTATTCTCAATCACTGGCCGTGGAACAGTTGCTACTGGTCGTGTTGAGCGTGGACAAGTTAAAGTCGGTGACGTAATCGAAATCATCGGTCTTACTGAAGAGCCAAAATCAACTACTGTAACAGGTGTTGAAATGTTCCGTAAGCTTCTTGACTATGCTGAAGCTGGAGACAACATCGGTGCACTTCTTCGTGGTGTAGCTCGTGAAGATATCCAACGTGGTCAAGTACTTGCTAAGCCAGGTTCTGTTAAGCCACACACAAAGTTCACTGCTGAAGTATACGTTCTTTCAAAAGAAGAAGGTGGACGTCACACTCCATTCTTCACAAACTACCGTCCACAGTTCTACTTCCGTACAACTGATGTAACTGGTATTTGTAACCTTCCTGAAGGCGTAGAAATGGTTATGCCTGGTGACAACATCGAAATGACTGTTGAACTAATCGCTCCAATCGCTATCGAAGAAGGAACTAAGTTCTCAATTCGTGAAGGCGGCCGTACTGTAGGCGCTGGCGTTGTAGCTTCTATCCAAGAGTAA
- the rpsJ gene encoding 30S ribosomal protein S10, with protein MAKQKIRIRLKAYDHRILDQSAEKIVETAKRSGAAVSGPIPLPTEKSIYTILRAVHKYKDSREQFEMRTHKRLIDIINPTPQTVDSLMRLDLPSGVDIEIKL; from the coding sequence ATGGCAAAACAAAAAATTCGTATCCGTTTGAAAGCTTATGATCACAGGATTCTTGATCAGTCTGCTGAGAAAATTGTTGAAACTGCAAAACGTTCTGGTGCGGCGGTGTCTGGTCCAATCCCACTACCTACAGAAAAGTCAATTTACACAATTCTTCGTGCGGTGCATAAGTACAAGGATTCACGTGAGCAGTTCGAAATGCGTACTCATAAGCGTCTGATTGATATCATCAATCCGACTCCGCAAACGGTCGACTCACTAATGCGTTTAGACCTGCCATCAGGTGTAGATATCGAAATCAAACTTTAA
- the rplC gene encoding 50S ribosomal protein L3, producing the protein MTKGILGRKIGMTQVFAENGDLIPVTVVEASPNVVLQVKSAETDGYEAIQLGFEDKREKLSNKPEKGHVSKANTAPKRFVKEFNGVDVAGYEVGQEVKVDIFAEGDIVDVTGISKGKGFQGAIKRHGQSRGPMAHGSRYHRRPGSMGPVAPNRVFKGKLLPGRMGGEQITVQNLQIVKVDAERNLLLIKGNVPGARKALLKIKGAVKAK; encoded by the coding sequence ATGACCAAAGGAATCTTAGGAAGAAAGATCGGTATGACTCAAGTATTTGCTGAAAACGGCGACCTTATCCCGGTTACTGTTGTAGAAGCTTCTCCTAACGTGGTGCTTCAAGTGAAATCTGCTGAGACAGATGGCTACGAAGCAATCCAGCTTGGCTTTGAAGACAAGCGCGAAAAGCTTTCTAACAAACCTGAAAAAGGCCACGTTTCAAAGGCAAACACTGCTCCTAAGCGCTTCGTAAAAGAATTCAACGGAGTCGATGTAGCAGGATATGAAGTTGGTCAGGAAGTCAAAGTTGATATTTTCGCAGAAGGCGATATCGTAGATGTTACAGGAATCTCAAAGGGTAAAGGTTTCCAAGGTGCTATCAAGCGTCACGGACAATCTCGCGGACCAATGGCTCACGGTTCTCGTTACCACCGCCGCCCTGGTTCAATGGGTCCTGTTGCTCCAAACCGCGTATTCAAGGGTAAATTGCTACCTGGACGCATGGGTGGAGAGCAGATCACTGTTCAAAACCTGCAAATCGTTAAAGTTGACGCAGAGCGTAACCTTCTTCTAATCAAAGGAAACGTTCCTGGTGCTAGAAAAGCCCTTCTAAAAATCAAAGGTGCTGTAAAAGCTAAGTAA
- the rplD gene encoding 50S ribosomal protein L4, whose product MPKVALFSQAGSQVGEIELNDSVFGIEPNNHVMFEAVVMQRASLRQGTHKTKIRSEVAGGGRKPWRQKGTGRARQGSIRSPQWRGGGTVFGPVPRSYSYKLPKKVRRLAIKSALSSKVQSENIFVLESLAFEAPKTKEFKNVLSGLSVNTKALIVTAGLEENVALSARNIPGVTVVTADGINVLDVLNHDKLIMTKAAVEKVEEVLA is encoded by the coding sequence ATGCCTAAAGTAGCATTATTCAGCCAAGCTGGTTCACAAGTTGGAGAAATCGAACTTAATGATTCAGTATTTGGTATTGAGCCTAACAACCACGTAATGTTCGAAGCAGTAGTTATGCAAAGAGCTTCATTACGTCAGGGAACTCATAAAACTAAAATTCGTTCTGAAGTAGCGGGCGGTGGACGCAAACCATGGCGTCAAAAAGGTACTGGCCGTGCTCGTCAGGGATCTATCAGATCTCCACAATGGCGCGGAGGCGGTACTGTATTCGGACCAGTTCCACGCAGCTACAGCTATAAATTGCCTAAGAAAGTTCGTCGTTTAGCTATCAAATCTGCTTTATCATCAAAAGTACAATCTGAAAACATCTTTGTTCTTGAAAGCCTTGCTTTTGAAGCTCCAAAGACAAAGGAATTCAAAAACGTACTTAGCGGTCTTTCTGTTAACACGAAAGCATTGATCGTAACAGCAGGTCTTGAAGAGAACGTAGCACTTTCAGCGCGTAACATTCCTGGAGTAACTGTTGTTACTGCTGATGGAATCAACGTATTGGATGTTCTAAATCATGATAAGCTGATCATGACAAAAGCAGCTGTTGAAAAAGTAGAGGAGGTGCTTGCATAA
- the rplW gene encoding 50S ribosomal protein L23, with protein MDARDIIKRPVITERSSDLMAEKKYTFEVDTRANKTQVKDAIETIFGVDVEKVNIMNYKGKFKRMGKFGGYTNKRRKAIVKLTQDSKEIEFFEV; from the coding sequence ATGGATGCACGCGATATCATTAAGCGCCCCGTTATTACAGAACGTTCTTCTGACCTAATGGCTGAGAAGAAATACACTTTCGAAGTTGATACTAGAGCTAACAAGACTCAAGTTAAAGATGCGATTGAAACTATTTTCGGCGTTGACGTTGAAAAAGTTAACATCATGAACTACAAAGGTAAGTTCAAGCGTATGGGCAAGTTCGGCGGTTACACAAATAAGCGTCGTAAAGCAATCGTTAAACTTACTCAAGACAGCAAAGAAATCGAATTCTTCGAAGTATAA